CATCGTGTTGAAAAAGCGGCCAGATGCGCCGCGCTAGCACAGCCTTAACATATATATAACCACTGGCAGGTGCGTGGGGTGTTCTATAGAGTATATATTGCCTTATTGTACACTTCGCAGCCGGGTCTCCCCGCCGCAACCGGGTCTCCCCGCTGCAGCCGGGCCTCCCGCCGCAGCCGGGCGCAGCCGGCCTCACCTGGCCTCGAACTGCACCATGCGCTTGGTGCGGGCCTTGAGCAGGATGCGGTGGCCGCAGTTCTTGCAGCGCACCGGGTCGGTCCTGGACAGCGAGAGCTTGCCGGAGCACTCCGCGCAGATGTACTTGAGGGTCGCAGTGCGCGCCTGGGCGGTaccggcggcagccgcgTCTAGATTCGTCGGGATTTGGAAGCCTTCGCGGGACATTGCTATCTAAATAAGCAAACTAGGGGCCGGAGTGCGCGGATCGCTGCGGAGTGTGCAGTGGAGCAGCGGCGAGGCAGTCGCTGAATAAAGAGGGCGAAAATTTTCGTCAGCCCGCGGCCACGTGACCGGCGGCGGCCCTACTTGCCGCTGAGCCAGAACTGCCCGTTGGACCCGTTGTTGATATGCTTGCGGATGCGGCGCGAGAGCAGCACACCGATCTCGTACTTCTCTTTAGACTTACGGTCGAGGTACTCCTGCAGCTTGTCCAGCGCGTCGTTCATCTTGCGCGTGTCCTCCACGGACAGCGACCCGGTCTTCTTCAGGTTCGTCAGGTACTTGATCTCCTTCGACAGCTTGACGCACTTCATGGTCAGGTAGTCGTGCTTGCGCTGCAACTTGAGCATGCTCTGCTCGTCCGCGGACACGGGTGCGGCCTTGTCGCCCGCGGACGACGTGCGCGACGCCTGCCCgtccgcgcccgccgcgcgcttGAACGTGCTGGAGCCGCCGACCGAAATCACGCGGAAGGGGTTGGTgggccgccgccgcaccggctcgccgccggccgccgtgcccgcgtcgccgcgctgcttgggcacctccagcggcgcggccgcctCGTCCGACCCCTCCGTCGCCGCGCTGGGCGGCGGGctgggcggcgcggcgggcgacGCCGGCGACGCGCCGCTCGCCGTGTCTGCGCTGTCCACAGCCGGGTCCTGCGTGGCGAGGGCTGCAAGCCGCAGCTCCAAGCTGCGCGTCGCGTCATCTGCGTCGGCTGCATCCATCTTagcgccgcccgcgctaTCGCTGGCTGCCGTTGAACTGCTCATTGCTGTATCTGCGCTGGCTGCCGACGCTGTCCTCGCTCTGAGCACCGCCTGCACGGAGGACGCGTAACTGCTTTTGTCCGTCGAGTAGCGCTCTCCCGCGCTCGATTCGCTTTCCTCTGCGTCTTCCGCCGGCCGCAGATCGGCACTGACACCCCGATGCAAGGCCTCCAATTCTTTTTCTAGTCGGGCTATCTTCACACTCAGCTTTTCCTGGACCATCATAACCGTCCTTAATACTTTGCGTGGTGAATTAAAGAGTTTGTGCCGAAAATAACCCTATCATGCAGCCATAAAAACAGGCATCATGGGATTCTCGCCCAAAATGAGGCCCTGCTTGCCCGTTAAAGTTAAGACGCTCTTGCGATAACATCTGCTAGCTTCTAGAACCATGGCGCGGCCGGAGCATCCCAAATCGAGAGACCAGCAAGCTAGCCGGATCTCGCGATCGGAGACATGCGATGACAAGGCGGCGTTTCACAAACCCGTAGACGAGAGCGACCAGCAGGACCAAGGAGCGCCGGtggcgcagcgcgcggtgCCGCTGGCAGAACTGCTGCTAGACTACAGGCTGTATGCGTTCTCGAGCGAGGACTCGTACCAGAACTTCAAGAAGAACGGCCGCGACGCGTACCACAGCCTGCTACTGGCCAGCGAAGGGCGCGAGATCCTGGGCTACCCGCTGTTCCGGGCAGAGAGCGGGCGCACGTTCCTGAACTTCTTCAGACGCGACGCACCTGTGCTGCAGATATACAAGCACGTGGTGCTGCCCTTCAGCGCGGAGCCGCCGGGGCCAGAGGCGCGGCTGGTCGCGCTGGCCGGCGACCGCTCGCTGTACCGCGTGCCCTTCTGCTCCGTGTTCTCGCAGCAGCGCTTTCTGTCGGCCATCTCGGAGTACACGCTTGTGTTCCAGCGGGGCGGGGAACCCACGTACGTCAGGATGCGCCGCAAGTGGACAAGCCAGATCTACGATACGGTCTTCGACGGGATGCACATGCGCTGGCACCACCGGAGACTTTTCAGCCTGCTCGGTGGGTTGTCGCGCAAGCTGGTCGTTCTGCGGGAGGACATGCCGAGCCTTTTTGCGGAGATGGACGACCAGTGCTTCAGCAGCCACCTGTCCGAGAAAGAGATATCAGAACTTTCCGTCCTGGCAGAATACACGGCAAAGAGTGCCAGGTTACTCCCGTCCAGGGTGGCGCGCGTGGGCGAGCTAGTGGTTGCCGACACAAGTACCGTACAACCCTCCGACTTTAACCAAGTTCCATGGAATCTGGAGGTGATTATTTGCATGAATCTTTTGATAACATTTCTAGAGAAGCAGAAGCTGGCGGACTCGCGACGTCGTGCTAGAAACAATAGCATCCACACCATGTTTTAAGTTCCAAATATGTAGGTAACGTCCGTCTCATGAAGTAAACATCATTATAAACCAGGTATGTACAGTCTTCATCGAGACGTTGCACGTTTTACACCGTAGCCACAGAGACAATGACCGTCCTGGTGCGCGTGAGCGTAGTATATGCACCAACATCTTCCTTACCAGCAGTCAGATAGATCGTCGAAAAGGGCTCCGTGTCATCGTAGGACGCCACGCAGGAACCCGGCCCGGAGGTAGGCATTACCGGATcggctggcggcggcgcggcggtcGCCAGTGCAGAGGGGCTCGACTCTGAGCTCGTCGTGGCGCTAGGCCCTTCTAAAGTGTGTGTCTCCTGGCTGTCTTGCCCTCCCGGGGGCGCTGACGCCCAGGCAGTAAAGAACACTGTCCGCACGATGGTGACAGGCGGTTTTACGGTGGTTGTCCTGACATGGTACCGATAAACCACACCGTTAGAAGTGAACGCCTCGTGTGCGGGCGCGCACAGAACGAGCCCCAGCGCAGCCAGGAAGAGCGTGAGCAAGGAACAATTGCAACCAAAGTAACCCGAAATCGACACCATAGCGACCCTGCTATTTGCTGTCAATACTCCGCTGTTTTTGGGCGGCCTCGACGACCAGAACCGGGGTAGAGAAGCACAGTTCTCGACCCATTTAATATAAATCGCACGCTGAATGCTTTATCTTTCTGGCTCAAGAGCCCTAGGCTGGCCATGGCGCCGTGTCTATACATCAGGCCCACGGTTGCCTGTTGCTATACATTACTTTCCCGTTTGTGATAGTAATTGATCAATAGAGAATGTGGCCCTCATTCCCTTTCCAGAACCGGTGAAACACACCTCATTGGGAGCTATCCAGCACAGGTTGGAATATACTCTGACACACCATGGCCCTATATTCGTAACTGGCGTATCCTGTGTTGCTGGAGGTGTCAGACGTACCTTTGTTTCCTGCCAGCACATGCAAGTTCCGCATTCCAGACGTAATAAAAGATTGTCGGTGCAGTGATGGTTTCGATACAGCCATGCAGCGCACGGCGCTAGCACAACGGTTTCTGGGCAAACATACAGCCATCACGTGACGACCAACTTGATCAGATACTGCAAACTAGTGGAACCACGCTAGCGGGAGGCGTAAACACAGTATCCCTATCTATAACTTGTAGTAATATATAACCGAAGAATATGAAGTACGCAGAGTCTATATACGTTCAATGGTATCCAAGGCCGTTATCACTCCCGATATCCGTATCGTAATCATCATTAAACCACTTGTAGTTAGCGTTTACCTTTCTTGCCCtttttcttcttcttttTCTTATTGCCATTCCAGCCCTTATTACCCTGTTGGCTACCTGCGGAGGGACCTCCTGATGATGAGCCATACTTGTTGTACCACTTGATCATCTGTCGCGGTGGCTCTCCGAAAACCAGATAGTATTCGCAGAACATACAGAGAGGCTGTTCCAGTGGATCAAACATGGTGAGGGCGTGGAAGTCCGGTCGTGCCTTGGGCTTGCACTCGTAGAGGTACTCCTGGCCTGCTCGCTGATGGCCTGCGTGCTGAGATtcgctgctgcgcgactGGCATCTGTGGTGCCCCTCTGCGACTGTATCTGCCTCCAAAGTGCCGTGATGTGGCTGCGCAAATTGCTGGTGCTCCCAGTCATCTGACTCGGCGATACCCAAGTCCCGATCGCACTCGTACGACATTGCCGGTTCCGATATTGTGGAGCCTGCAGTGTGCTGGATAGTTTCTACAGCAGCAGTCCCGGCAGTTGACATGCCGGCGCCCTGGACGTTGTTTTTCATTGTATTGAGCACTTTTTCCCGATAGGGAGCGCCCTTCGGAAGCAGGCTCTCTATCATCTCCATCACATGCTTCCCGATCGTGGGGTCTGGAGTGTAGGAGATGTTCGGCAGGTGGTCAAGGCTGTAGTCGAACAGCACTTCGCTTTCCGGGTCGTCCAGCTGCAGGTCACCGGTACTGCTACCGTCGCTGCAGTTCGCCTCTGCCAGTTTGTCTTGCTCGCTTGCCGTCTCCTCTCCGTCTACCACTTGGCCGTCGTCCGGAGACGGCCCCACGCCCTCGTCCTCGAGCCTTGCCGTTCTATTCAGCACCGGTTGCAGCTCTCCATTCTGATTTTTGAACACAAACTTCATTGACCTTTCATTTTTCCACTCCGGGTCATGTTGCAGATGATTTGCCAGTATATCCGTTAGAGCCTTAACCCCCTTTTTCATCATAATCCCAAAATCGATGGAATCGCTCTCGGATACAAATTCTATTGACGCTCTTTCAGGTTCCGACATCCTGGCTCCTACCTTTTCGCAACAGACCAGCCAAATTCGCCTTAAGATAGATGCCGTGAGCCCTTAAGCAAGCTACGTGAACGCGGACGCTTCAATTTCTTCGTGTGGGGGTTCCTTGCTGCTTCGAAGACCTGCTTTCTATTAGGTCAACTTCAATTCAAACAGTAGGCAACTTGGCGAATATGGGAAAATTTTGTATATCATCATATACGTTGTAGTACTTAATAGATAGTGTCAGTGCTGCTTAGGACGGTACAGAGACCTAGCCTGCTCGAGATGTGACGTGACCTAGTTACGTTTCAGAGTACGCTGCTTTTCAGCTTTTTCAACGATCTTTTCGTGGACAAAGAGGCCTTTCCGTCTGCGTATGTTGTTCATGTAGCGCCTTGCGATGTTCTCGCGGTCGGCAATATCGCCAAGCTCTTCTAGCTCCTCCTCGGTCGTGGGGACCCAGAAAGGATCCATATCGATGGCTTCGTAGCCCGAAAACACAAGCTGCGGCTGTGCTGCACCAGAGGTTTTCTTGCGGATGTCTTCACTGAAGCCGAAGGCCTCGACGACAGGTATGCGTGCGACGACATGGAAGAAAGGGGTGCCTTCTTTTAGCTCCTCCGAGATAATCCGGCCACGGCGCTGGAGCACGACGGCATAGACCTTGCCCAGCACATCGATGGATGTTTGGATCTCGCAGGTGTAGACAGCCCACATCAGACGAGGCGACCAATCGAGGCATGCTTGGTGGATGGTATCCCTAGCGGTCGTGATGAGCCTGCCGGCAAGGTCAGGAAGATCGCGCACGTAGGCGGGGTCGTCAATGGCCTCGCACTCGGCCTCTGTCAGCTCGCCAGCATCCTCGAGGATGACCGCCATGCCTTGGACTGGCTCGCCTGCCAGCGGCCCCCCGGACATGGCCAGCTGAAAGCCGTTTATAACAGACTCACCATAGATGAAAGAACCATCCTCCGGTTCTCCGTAGGTAGACAAGAGTCCGTTGTTGGAGAACAGAATATTAGGCCCGCAACGCTTTGGGCCAAAGGCACACGTTTGCTCGACCAAGCCCCTCAACTCAGCATTTTCAGGGCCCTCGGGAATGATTTTGGCTAGATGTTCAAGCAATGCCTTGGGCGTCAGCGAGGCACTACCTCTGGAGCTATTCCCGCTCATCAAATCTTCATGGGTTGATAGAAACTCTATAACCTCGGTGGGAAGCGGGAATGCTCTAAACTGCAACTTGAGAGTGCCCAACAGAAGCTCGATACGTCCCCTGCCCAATGTCGGTTTCTTCGGAGGGTTCATCTCCTGGGTTCTTAAAAATGTTTCTCGATAGGGAATCACAGGTTCGGAAGCGGTTATTTCGATACCAGCAAAGCGCTCTCTCAGGTCCTTTAAGCATCTTTCCAAATGTAGTTCGCCTGCAGTACATAGAATGTGCTCACCTGATTCTTCGACATACGTTTCAACGCATGGATCAGCCTGGTTAAGCAAATTCAGTCCGCGTACCAACTGATGCATATGTGTCGGGTCTGTCGGCTCCAGTGCAACGCGCACTATAGGAGTTGAATGGGTGGTGCTGTTAGCCAAGTTGATGCCTTGCGTACCCTTTTCCAATAGCGTACCATTTTTCAAAAGCTTGCCAGCTAACCCACCAATACCGACAATATTACCAGCAGGACACTCCTCTAATGGAACAAGCTCTTTGCCCATGAATAAGTACAAAGAAGTAATTGTTGTAGTGGTGATGTTGTTATCAGGTTCTGCTGGATCGTAGTTTGGATTTACTACAGATACTTCCTGTCCAACCTTCAGCGTACCGCTGTATATTCTTGAAAATCCAATGAGAACTtcatcctcctcctcctcctccactTCCTCCCCCACGCTGACTGGGAGAGGTTCTTCACCAGGGACAGCAAATGGGTCCTCATCTTCATACTCGAACATAGAGGCCAAGGGGTCGTTCGGGTCAATATCAGTGGGAACAAATGTCCCCATCCCATGCCCGGCATCTTCATGGTCCGAAACAGAAGCATTATCAGAAACATAGCCTATATCAAAGTTTAGGGCGGGCGCTAGTTCATTCACTACTTGTATGTTGTCATTTATAGCTAGCTTCTTTTTAGGCTTCGGTAGCGCATCTATATCGTCAACGACTGGAGTGAAAACAGTGTCATTAGCCCGCACGTATAAGTCATCCTCGGTTTTGGTTTTAAGTTTCGCCATCGACTCAGCCAGCTCAGCAGCCCTCTGGGCTTCTTCGCGTATTCTTTTGCTTTGTGCTATCACTGCC
This is a stretch of genomic DNA from Eremothecium gossypii ATCC 10895 chromosome VI, complete sequence. It encodes these proteins:
- the RPC10 gene encoding DNA-directed RNA polymerase core subunit RPC10 (Syntenic homolog of Saccharomyces cerevisiae YHR143W-A (RPC10)), with the translated sequence MSREGFQIPTNLDAAAAGTAQARTATLKYICAECSGKLSLSRTDPVRCKNCGHRILLKARTKRMVQFEAR
- the BNI5 gene encoding Bni5p (Syntenic homolog of Saccharomyces cerevisiae YNL166C (BNI5)) translates to MMVQEKLSVKIARLEKELEALHRGVSADLRPAEDAEESESSAGERYSTDKSSYASSVQAVLRARTASAASADTAMSSSTAASDSAGGAKMDAADADDATRSLELRLAALATQDPAVDSADTASGASPASPAAPPSPPPSAATEGSDEAAAPLEVPKQRGDAGTAAGGEPVRRRPTNPFRVISVGGSSTFKRAAGADGQASRTSSAGDKAAPVSADEQSMLKLQRKHDYLTMKCVKLSKEIKYLTNLKKTGSLSVEDTRKMNDALDKLQEYLDRKSKEKYEIGVLLSRRIRKHINNGSNGQFWLSGK
- a CDS encoding uncharacterized protein (Syntenic homolog of Saccharomyces cerevisiae YNL165W) → MARPEHPKSRDQQASRISRSETCDDKAAFHKPVDESDQQDQGAPVAQRAVPLAELLLDYRLYAFSSEDSYQNFKKNGRDAYHSLLLASEGREILGYPLFRAESGRTFLNFFRRDAPVLQIYKHVVLPFSAEPPGPEARLVALAGDRSLYRVPFCSVFSQQRFLSAISEYTLVFQRGGEPTYVRMRRKWTSQIYDTVFDGMHMRWHHRRLFSLLGGLSRKLVVLREDMPSLFAEMDDQCFSSHLSEKEISELSVLAEYTAKSARLLPSRVARVGELVVADTSTVQPSDFNQVPWNLEVIICMNLLITFLEKQKLADSRRRARNNSIHTMF
- the DSE2 gene encoding Dse2p (Syntenic homolog of Saccharomyces cerevisiae YHR143W (DSE2)) codes for the protein MVSISGYFGCNCSLLTLFLAALGLVLCAPAHEAFTSNGVVYRYHVRTTTVKPPVTIVRTVFFTAWASAPPGGQDSQETHTLEGPSATTSSESSPSALATAAPPPADPVMPTSGPGSCVASYDDTEPFSTIYLTAGKEDVGAYTTLTRTRTVIVSVATV
- the IBD2 gene encoding Ibd2p (Syntenic homolog of Saccharomyces cerevisiae YNL164C (IBD2)) → MSEPERASIEFVSESDSIDFGIMMKKGVKALTDILANHLQHDPEWKNERSMKFVFKNQNGELQPVLNRTARLEDEGVGPSPDDGQVVDGEETASEQDKLAEANCSDGSSTGDLQLDDPESEVLFDYSLDHLPNISYTPDPTIGKHVMEMIESLLPKGAPYREKVLNTMKNNVQGAGMSTAGTAAVETIQHTAGSTISEPAMSYECDRDLGIAESDDWEHQQFAQPHHGTLEADTVAEGHHRCQSRSSESQHAGHQRAGQEYLYECKPKARPDFHALTMFDPLEQPLCMFCEYYLVFGEPPRQMIKWYNKYGSSSGGPSAGSQQGNKGWNGNKKKKKKKGKKGKR
- the RIA1 gene encoding GTPase RIA1 (Syntenic homolog of Saccharomyces cerevisiae YNL163C (RIA1)), with protein sequence MVRISSDVPKRLQRDGACVRNICILAHVDHGKTSLSDSLLASNGIISQRLAGKVRFLDSRPDEQLRGITMESSAISLYFRVLHKQEGSSEPLVNEHLINLIDSPGHIDFSSEVSAASRLCDGAIVLVDVVEGVCSQTITVLRQCWTEKLRPILVLNKIDRLITELQLTPQEAYVHLSKTIEQVNSVLGSFFAGERLLDDLSWREKLEQDAQAEYVERDDADIYFDPSRNNVIFASAADGWGFNVSLFAKFYEQKLGAKRENLQKVLWGDYYMDPKTKKIINQKALKGRNLKPLFVSLILDNIWKIYENVLTTHDSAILEKITKTLDIKVLARDLRSKDYKNLLRVIMGQWMPVSTAVLLTAVTELPSPKASQDQKIASILATAPGGEDIDPALSSTLKKCDSSGPVCAYVSKMLSIPKDELPQLSDEASGAAAVIAQSKRIREEAQRAAELAESMAKLKTKTEDDLYVRANDTVFTPVVDDIDALPKPKKKLAINDNIQVVNELAPALNFDIGYVSDNASVSDHEDAGHGMGTFVPTDIDPNDPLASMFEYEDEDPFAVPGEEPLPVSVGEEVEEEEEDEVLIGFSRIYSGTLKVGQEVSVVNPNYDPAEPDNNITTTTITSLYLFMGKELVPLEECPAGNIVGIGGLAGKLLKNGTLLEKGTQGINLANSTTHSTPIVRVALEPTDPTHMHQLVRGLNLLNQADPCVETYVEESGEHILCTAGELHLERCLKDLRERFAGIEITASEPVIPYRETFLRTQEMNPPKKPTLGRGRIELLLGTLKLQFRAFPLPTEVIEFLSTHEDLMSGNSSRGSASLTPKALLEHLAKIIPEGPENAELRGLVEQTCAFGPKRCGPNILFSNNGLLSTYGEPEDGSFIYGESVINGFQLAMSGGPLAGEPVQGMAVILEDAGELTEAECEAIDDPAYVRDLPDLAGRLITTARDTIHQACLDWSPRLMWAVYTCEIQTSIDVLGKVYAVVLQRRGRIISEELKEGTPFFHVVARIPVVEAFGFSEDIRKKTSGAAQPQLVFSGYEAIDMDPFWVPTTEEELEELGDIADRENIARRYMNNIRRRKGLFVHEKIVEKAEKQRTLKRN